A region of Anguilla rostrata isolate EN2019 chromosome 10, ASM1855537v3, whole genome shotgun sequence DNA encodes the following proteins:
- the ebna1bp2 gene encoding probable rRNA-processing protein EBP2, with translation MEAVEDDSQLGLSSEEEDSELSDGELQVAFAKGLLKPGLNVAQQEPKATVNKPEGLKQCLMEFQRNLPWVERLDLSNSPAADIVAKAEGALAAQDTAEISAEDDFQREMYFYRQAQAAVLEALPRLKKLKIATKRPEDYFAEMAKTDQHMQKIRKKLIMKQMAMEKSEKAKALREQRKYGKKVQIEVLQKRQKEKKAMMSAVKKYQKGMTDKLDFLDGDQGKGKNETKTTKAAMNKKGPNAKRKFKDQKFGFGGKKRGSKWNTKESHNDMSGFKAKVAHGKGGKKFGKGGKQKPNKRPGKDTRRKTKSRSR, from the exons ATGGAAGCAGTTGAAGATGATTCCCAGTTAGGCCTTTCTTCTGAAGAGGAAGATAGTGAATTATCCgatggagag CTTCAAGTGGCCTTCGCTAAAGGTTTGCTGAAGCCTGGGTTAAATGTAGCTCAACAGGAACCAAAGGCAACAGTCAACAAGCCG GAGGGACTCAAACAGTGCTTGATGGAGTTCCAGAGGAATTTGCCCTGGGTTGAAAGGCTGGACCTGAGCAACAGCCCTGCTGCTGACATTGTGGCTAAAGCAGAGGGTGCACTAGCTGCACAGGACACTGCTGAGATTAGTGCAGAGGATGACTTCCAGAGGGAGATGTATTT CTACCGCCAAGCACAAGCAGCTGTGCTAGAAGCATTGCCTCGGTTAAAGAAACTGAAGATTGCCACAAAACGCCCAGAGGATTACTTTGCTGAAATGGCCAAGACCGATCAGCACATGcaaaag ATAAGAAAAAAGTTGATCATGAAACAGATGGCAATGGAGAAGTCTGAGAAGGCCAAGGCactcagagagcagaggaagTATGGCAAGAAG GTTCAAATTGAGGTCCTCCAGAAGAGACAAAAGGAGAAGAAAGCAATGATGTCAGCTGTGAAGAAATATCAGAAAG GAATGACTGACAAATTGGATTTCCTGGATGGAGACCAGGGAAAGGGCAAGAATGAAACCAAAACGACAAAGGCGGCAATGAACAAAAAAGG TCCCAATGCCAAGAGAAAGTTCAAGGATCAGAAGTTTGGTTTTGGCGGAAAGAAACGTGGGTCCAAATGGAACACCAAGGAAAGTCACAACGACATGTCCGGATTCAAGGCCAAGGTGGCTCATGGGAAAGGAGGGAAGAAATTTGGGAAAGGGGGAAAGCAGAAACCCAAT